The sequence TTGCACTGCGTCGAGAGCACTGTCCGGTTTACCAGCGGCGGCTGCGATGAACATACTTATTTCGGCCATGCCGCGCGCCAGGATCCGGATGCCGCCGTATTCGCCTCCTGCTGCGAGATCCTGCAAAAAATGCTGGCTTCGCTGGCGCTGCTCAGCCGCAAGCGCTACGCAGGCGGCTTGCCGGGCCGCTATCTGTTCCGCGCCGGCCACGCCGGCCCTTATTTCCCGCACCAGTTGCTGCTGCGGGAAAAAGAAGCCGGCGCGGCTGCCGTCGCCAGCAGCAACGGTCTCGGGCTGCAACGGCATATCGGGCAGGCTATCGAGCAAGCCAGCCTGGAACTGCTGGAGCAGCATATCCTGCTGTCGATGTGGTATTCCGGCCGGCAGCTGGTGCTGCTCGATGCGGCCGAGCAGTTGCAGAACGGCTACCGTATCGCCTACTACACCACGGACGACGCCATACCCTTTGTGCTGGCGGTGCTCAGTTCGACGCAGCAGGATGTTTTTTTCTGCGGCTCTGCGCTCAAGTGCAAGTTTTCCGAAGCCTTCGAGCAAGCCCGCAGCGAAGCCTTGCAGCTGTCAGCCAAATTTTTTGTCAAAGGCTTGTTCTCGCCGGCGCAGGGCAACCAGGCTTTCCATGGCAAGGTAGCGCAAACCATGGCCAGGGTAGCTTATCTGCGCGGCGCCAGCGCCGTCGCCATGCATGCACATCTGGCCTCACGGCTGGCGACAGCATCCGGGGAAATCCGCAAGGCCGACGGCTTCAAGGAGATCCTGGGCCTGGCGTTCCGGCGGCTGGACGACATCCATTATGTCGCGCTGGGGCGATGGCAGGATTTCGTGCTGGTCAGGGTGCTGATCGATGAAGCGCTGACGCCCGGCCAGATGCGCCTTGCCTACCGCGCCACCGGACATATTCCCGATCCGTTTTTCTAAGCGCTGCAGCGCTTTACCAAATGTGCGGCCAGGGTTAATGTGCTGTCATAGCCCGCATGCAAGACCGGCAAGGGCGCGCAAAGAAAGGGGGAAACCGTGGATATCCAGTACAAGAAGATCGACCCGAACAGCAATTTCAGCCGGGCGCTGGCGTTCAGGCAGGATTCTTTCGTCTGCAGTTTCGGTTCGGATGAGGAGTTCTGGAAGGAGGTCGGCGAAGAAGGGTGCACCTACCGCGACAAGATGGAGCAGCGCAAGGATGACGAAGCATGGTGCTACTACCACGTGT comes from Collimonas pratensis and encodes:
- a CDS encoding YcaO-like family protein codes for the protein MNSTLPELTESRLEVQQHEFFGVPVHSTCFLHPLDARLHCVESTVRFTSGGCDEHTYFGHAARQDPDAAVFASCCEILQKMLASLALLSRKRYAGGLPGRYLFRAGHAGPYFPHQLLLREKEAGAAAVASSNGLGLQRHIGQAIEQASLELLEQHILLSMWYSGRQLVLLDAAEQLQNGYRIAYYTTDDAIPFVLAVLSSTQQDVFFCGSALKCKFSEAFEQARSEALQLSAKFFVKGLFSPAQGNQAFHGKVAQTMARVAYLRGASAVAMHAHLASRLATASGEIRKADGFKEILGLAFRRLDDIHYVALGRWQDFVLVRVLIDEALTPGQMRLAYRATGHIPDPFF